One Pelodiscus sinensis isolate JC-2024 chromosome 9, ASM4963464v1, whole genome shotgun sequence genomic window, ggttaattgaatagtcgagtaacctcatgaattcttagcggttagTCGACTAACCGCCCAATTccgaatacactttaaatgcagagccacggtgggggtaggtcccacacccagcgtgagccagaactgagccgggctcctgaccagcctgctaaaaaatgtactggttgggggtggggagggaaatgcgtgtcgtctgtagcattaacctacaagcttttgcttatcggttaatcaactacactattacatccctagtccatgtTTCCTGTGAGTATGGGGAATGGTGATGTGGTTAGGAGCCcggggagtggagcaggctggagctgggtcaTTCCCGTTTCTGCTGCCAGCACATCTAGGGGCAGGCCCAACCTCTACTACAGAcaactgcccccccctccagtccTCCTTTGCCCACAGTGTcaccccaaagcacagggcctggggcgaTTACCTCAGACTGTCGCAATGGCTTGGGGTACTAAGTGACTCCCACACATGTTAACCCTGCCTGGAGGAGGAGTCAGGGAGCAGGGATTAATGGGAAGCAGCTCAGGTGGATGAGGCCTGTGTTAAGCCCAAGATCAGAGAGCAGCAAGGGGAAGTCGTCAGCAGTCACTGCCTGGGAGAAGGGAAGCGTGTTTGGGACAAAGAGATAGGGAGCCTGTAGTCACTGCCTGGGAGGAGAGAAGGTTTGGGCTGGTAAACCCAAAGAAGGGGGAGAGCCAGAGAACTGGAGGGTGGGTGCGGGGAAAGAAAGCAACAAAGAACGGGATAGGGCAGACCTTGGCTACTGAAGAAATGGCCCTGGAGCTGGATGCTGGAGCACAGGGCAGGCCAAGGTTCCCCTCTCAGATTCAGACTCTAACTACCTGTTTTTCCCCCTCTAAGcactcccttcaagaagttgccTGATGATCTCCAAGAGTCCTCGTAAGCACAGAGCTTAGTATCCCAATAAATTACCTCTCAGTGCTTTTCCACATCGTATACGAGAATACTGTAAAGTGTTTGTTGGGGAAGGAAGGTATTTCTGCCTGGAGATTTAAGACACACTGATGCTCCAGCCAAGCACCACAGGAGCGAAACACAATGTAACAGGACGGTATACCTTTCAATTATGTCCAAGCGCAGTTGGTGTCCATAGGGCAATGTAATGAATTCCAGACCTGAGCTCACTCCCATGCTCCGCCTCAGCTCTTCAGAGACCTCCAGTATCCTAGCAACCTGTCAAGTCCAAAGGTTCACACACACTGATCCAGGAAGTTGACTTTTTAAGGAAGGAGGAGTTTGAGTCCTTCCTTGTGTTACTCTAATTCACTCTACAGCTAGAACACTAATATAAAGCTATTTGAAAATATCCCCATTAAACAGAAGCATGCAGAATACATCGCACACAAGGAGGTTTTTTTGCAGAACCTAGAAATTCTTTGCTTTAATGAGTCAAGTGTATGAAAACAAATAATTATGACCAAAACCAAGGACTAATTCTTTGATCTAGTTTTAAAAAGACAATGCCAGAAAACAAGCAGCATCAGAAGGAGATTTTCGTTTCAGCCAAGAGCACTGTAGGGCTATCAAACACACAACAGATCTGATCAAGCACTCTACTAAAAGCAGATCCCCATACACCCACGCACCCACTGAAGCATGGAGTGGTCTCATAGTTTGATCTTTGCTCTGACCCTAATGCATGATGCCCAAGATACTTAACCCCTTTGTCTCACTTTCctcgtctgtaaaatggggctaataatgTAAAAATGCTGCTTCTCCGCTCCCCAGGGCTGTTGTGAGGATACAGTCATGTACAAAAAGCGGGGAAAGGACAGTGTGAGTGCTCAGTGACCGACAGTAATTCATACAAAACCCCCTCTACTTTCCTTCCTTACTTCATTAGCCCTTGTTATTAAACACATGAAGATTATTTGCAATTTGTTTCATCTATACGAACTATTCATCTGTATTAATCTTAATAATGCTTcagatagtctttaaagtgctaccagactaacaaaacatgtagatgttatcatgagctttcctggttacaacccacttcttcagatgtccagtcatctgaagaagtgggctgtgcccacgaaagctcatgataccacctacatgttttattagtctataacgtgaccatttgttgttttttaagtttaatcttAATAATGTTCATATTAGCTAATCAAATACTTATGGGTATGTCTTTAATGTTCATAGGCTGACAAATTTCTAATCTAATCTGCCTTCTTATCATCATAGCATCTAAATGCCAACCCCTGTATGCAGTCGGATTAAGGCAACATGGGGCCCGGCATACACAATGACACTAGTAACCCAGTGGCTTTGACCCCCTGGaatctccccatcccctcccagagAGGCAGTAGTAGTGTTAATCAGCTTGAGTGAATGGATCAGGCCTACTGCTCATCTCCTTATGCCATACACAGTCCCCTAGTGGACTGGAGTTAGTGGGTGCTTCCAGAATCGGTATGACTGAGGCAGTTTCTCCTCTCACAGCTATTGTGTCACACTATCTACAGAGAGGCAGATGTCACTCCCTCAGTTACATTAGCGTGTTAGAGTGGTCCTTCACAATTCTGAGGGCTACAGACTTCATTTTTTgcatgaaagctgagattctggtGTAATCAGACTTCAGAAGCTGAGGTCTTATACACAGATCTACAGTGTGCAGGCTTTAATCTGGCCCTGTTAGTATGCAAATCTGGTGTAATACTTCAGAATTCTGTGATACCGATTGTAGACAGCCAATTCCAAATGGCTGGCCATCATTCAGCCCCAGCACACAGGCAACAAACAGATTGTCACTGCAAGtgcatcaaaattagtccaatgGTCACAGTAAttgggagaaaagcaggacagaaagAGAATCATAGGCACTCAAAAGGGCCACACTGAGTGAAGCACAATACAGCCATCAGAAAGAAGTGTCTCCAGCCACCTTTGTTAGAAGTCTTAATTTTCTATCATGGAAGCAGACTTCTTAATTAAGTTTGCTAGTTTAATTACATCAGCTATGATTTCTGACTAAATTAGAGTATATCTAAGGGAATTACTTCAATCCAGACACACTTTAGCAATTAGATTGAAAGCCATTCTTCTTGGCATGATGGTTttaagattccattttttaaattctaatcTGCAGTAGAAGGAGAAAAAGTACCCGATTGGATTGCACAGCGCTTTGcaaaaatgaagaagaaaaaaaaaacgtttgaaaagtgtttttattagCACTATTGATTTGTCAAAGAggcttagaaaacatgaccaacaAGGAAAGGTTGAAAAATTGAAGGAGACCTGGAAAGTCTTCAAATATGATAAGGGCTGTTAGAAAGAAGACTATGAACAAATGTTCTCCATGTCCTCTGATTGTAGGACAAGAATtaatgggcttaaatggcagtAACTGAGAttcaggttagatattaggagaCCCTTTCTAAATATAAGGatagttaaactctggaatagatttccaaaggaggttgtagaatctatcactggagatttttaagaacaaattGGACTAGCACTGTCAGACACGGTTGTTTAGTTCGTCCTGCCCGATGACTTCTCGAAAACCCTTCTTATCATATACTTCTATGACAGTAAGGTAGCCAAATTCTGGCATTTCTTCTGGAAGGGTGGTGCAGAGGTGGAGTTGTTGTGTGGAGGTTCCCTGAGTCCCTGTGTATGAGGGACAGATGGGGGTCAGAACGGCCCAGGAAAGGCTAGGGAGCACATTCAGAAGCAGCTACTGCCACAGTAAGAAGCAGTATATGCTACTTCAGCATCTACTGTGCATGCCAGTAAGTGGGTAGAGTGGGTGCACTCACCACTCTCCTCCACACCTGGCTACTCATACTCCCTTGGAGTTTTGGAGTGACTAATTAGCATGCTAGCATTGAGGGAGTACTACCATAGCATTTTGTTGTGGAAACTGACACAACCGGATTCTTTCTACCTTGCAGTGTAAAATCCATGTCAGGGAGGCTCACTTGTCATTACTCACTACACCTGCTGCACCATTTCTTCATTTTTATGGCCGACAGTAGTAATAAGTCCTATTCGCCAACCTGACTCCTAAACGAAACTTGGAGAAACTGGGCGCTTCTCTGTGTAAATTATTAGAAACCACTGAGGAGTCGGGGGAAGCCCCTGCTAGATCACTGAGTAGgggacttgccaggcccctggacgggggaggggcggctccacactcctggaagggatgAAGTCTCAAGCAAAAGGAGTGGAGCTGAAGGCAGCCATCCATGCCCCTATGCCCCATAACCTTTCcctggcagccctcagagccgcctgGAGTGCTCTGTATGGAGCACCAGTGGCAATTTTAAGGGCCagtggctcccagctgctgctactgctactgCCTAGAGCCCATAGTCCTTTTGAATAACCGGGCCCCAGAGCAATTGTCCCTTTTGCCTCCTCTTCCCTGTCAGTAGCCTCCTGAGCACCcaaattttttttataaactgcCTCTCTTCTAAGCCTCATGCTCAAGGAGTAGCAGAGGAGACAAATGCTGTATCCTTATGAGGCAAGTTTTATATTAAACAGTGGAGAGAGGAGTTTGAGTTATAGCAACACAATGATATTCACGGCATTATCCATATTTGCTTCAGATGGAGCCATTACCCCTCTCTGGATACTGGGCAGGTAACATAAGTTTTTTTAATGCAATTGGAAACGATCACTTTTCACTAATATAGTTCCCAACCAACTGGTGCACTGATTTCACCTCACGTGTGTGCGCAAATAAGCCATTGGGAAATCACTACAATACACCACCCCTTTGGCCTCTAGCACCTTTTAAAACAAGCCTTGATTATGTTTTACAGGGAAGCCTGCCTAACAAGAGGCAGAAGGGCTGAAAAGGTCTTTCCATTGTTTCTGCATGGAGCTGGCTGGTGCTACCACTATTtagaatcaatcaatcaatcaacaGCCATTCAATTCCAATGACTATAGAACAGATTGTCTAGAGTGTTTAATGGAGTGGAATGGAGCTGGTGGTCATAAAAAGGAAATGCTATTTGAAACTTTGTGTAGATCTTGTATTTTGAAGCATACGCATCACAATTATGACATCCCCCAACTTCCGTGGATTTCATTAGACACAGtgctactgatttcaatggaaactGGGTGCCTAAATTTTTGAGGATCTGGAACCAGATTCACACAGGAGTGACAGACATGCCATGCTTTCTCCAGATGCTGTGTCTGAAAAGAATACAGCAATCACAACCATCCGCTTCAAATGACTTAAAATTCAAATGGGTTTCACCTTCCCTTTCAGTACAATTGTTACCTTCTAAAAAGGGCTGTTTGTACTTGAATCAGCAACAtggaaaacagaaaagagaaattCATCACATGAACAAAACCTGCCTCCTTGTAAAATATCTGTGCACTGCTGAGGCTTGCTAAGTATACAACTAGAGGGTACAAATGGCATGTGAGGGCAAAACTGCAGCCACCTTCTACTACCTCTCATCCCGTCAATGCCCAAAGATCCACACAAGAGTTACAAGAGCAGTATTCAGACAGGACGCTAACACAGATTGTATTCTATTCAGGTCCTTATCTCATGCCCCTCATTTTGGTATTTGCATGCCTTCCGGTAACATGAGCAGTATGCAGCgtactctctctctccctttctctctctgatATGGAATTCATTCCCTCAGAATAAATATAATTTTCCCTAATTTCAATTTCATGATTCAGCATTTCTGCAATAAATAAATGTACAACAAACACAGAGGACATCAAATTTGTGTGTTAAAAACATTAGGGACAACTCAGAGGGATTTCTGATCCAGAGACAAAATTGTAACTTTTTTCCAATCCTACCCCTTCATAAGGCCTCGCAAATCTCCTaagtaaatatatttatatatattaatatatattgtCTCAATTCTCTCATTTAATTCTTTCaaatcccttttttaaaaaatcttcatcTGGCAGGGTATCCAGTGACATgcagaaaaattatttccctttcCAATTATTAAAaaccaaataataataaaaaaaattaccttgCAGTCCATTCTAAGCATatgctgggcaataatttttggattACTGTTGGTGAATAGCTCCTTAACTTTTTTTAACATAGGTGTTTCCAGTGGCTTGTTTTCAGGAGGAAGAAGTTTGGATTCAAAATCATTTGGTTTAAAACTAGATTCTGTCTCAAGAACAGGTGCCACAAACACGCAGGCCTCTTCAGCCATTTCAGTCCGGAGTGCTAATGGATCCATTGAGCTCAATAAGGCATCATCCTCATGGATCAGATAACTTTCTTCAGAGTTCCTGAATGATAGCAATCCATTCTCTTTAGCTATCAGATGTTCCACATAACTGCTCTTCTGAGACAGAGGTTGCTGTGTTGCTCCACAGTCTATGGAAGTGGCAGGGTTTAATTCACAGTAGTGCGCCTCTGAACTGTGCCAAGCTAAAGGAGACTGAGGTTGCCTCAGAAAGGGCACTTTGTTGGGTTTAGGTGGAGGCTTGGGACAGAGCTGACTGTCTGATCCTCTAAGAGCTTCTCCTACTGGCAACTCAGAGGCAACCCTCTGACCTACAGTGGGGCTTAGAGTGGGTTCACTGCCTGTTCTAAACGTGGGGGAATTTGAACGTGGATTTGTATCTACTTCAGGTAACTGAAATGGATGCCTCAAACCTGTAAGTGaaaacagaataatttttttatgatgTAACAATGGCATCTAAGGCAAAACTACATATAATCCTGAGCTATACTCTACAGTTCTTTTTTGTTGCTGTTATTTACTGTGGTGAGAAGGGTGTTTCAGATCATGTAACTTCTTCATTTTGTCAAACACTGTTTAAAACGTAAAAAGATGAGCTTTCCACCTATTTGcatcttctcccccccacccaaaaaaaagcCCAAAGAGCCCTGCGCTAACTCGCACAATAACCCACAATACACAGAGGCTGGACAGTCAGAGCTGGAAAGTCTTGGGTTGGAACAGGAGTGAGTTTGTAACTTGATCTTCTAGATAAAAATGGAATCTTATAGCTGTACCACACAACAGCTATGAGTCATTTTTAAGAATGAcaagttttgaaataaaagaaaaacttcTTTAAAGTAGAGTCTAGGCTTGTAGTGAAGTATGAGAGGAATGAACAGCAGGGTTTCTAATCCTATATctcttttaaaaaaccaaaccaaaacagtTAACTCAAATCTAAGGGAACATGTGTGCACTGTAATATTTACACAGAAAGGCCCCATCCTGCAGTTATCACACAGCCAAACATCCCAGTGGGTTGGCTGCAGGATTCTTCCTTGTTTGACTGATAGGGGGAACCCTTACAATTTTCCCCTCGGGGCTCCGTTATGGACTACTGAACAGTCATCAGATGCTAACTGTATGTCATACTCTAAAACCCGAGACGCTGAATTTCACATGAGCTCCAATCTCTGAAAATCTCTACCATGTTACAACGTAACCTGAAGTCAGGAGAGCAGGTTGACTGCTTGCTAGCATGCATCTTGTAAGGAGTTTTTAGAAATCTGTCTACTGacatacctgctggcaggtagcTTTCTGACTGATGAGTCTTTAGATGGAATCTTTTCTCCTGGACATGATCCAAACTAGCTGGCTGGCTAccacttttttctttatttctgagagGGGGAAAAGCCAATACAACAATGTATTATTAAAGTGCAGTAGGACTCTTGTATAGGGCCAGTCTTTAGTTGTGCCAGAACTCAGGGGAGTTCTAAGCTTCTCACTTACAGTGGTTCAAAGGGGCCAGTGTGGGCAAAGATCTGGCTCTCCACATTCAGTGCTGAGTTATTGCTTTGTGCAACAAGGCAATAGATCTATAATCATACAATAAAATTAATGCTATTATAGGTTTGCAGACTTTTGCATGCTGGGCCCCCCTACAGGACTCCTCTCACTCCCAGTCCTGTTGAAGCAGAGGTCAGTTTTGGGAATTCTTTTCCCTCCTAGCTATCAAGAAAAGGAGCGAGATTGTGTCCACTGGTTAGGTGTGTGTCACAACCCTCAGGTTAAGAACCCATTCTCTAGTGATACCGAGACCacagtggttcaggagccaaacCATCAAAtcaacattacccaaaagagccacagtagtgtgacttcattgtttcatttactagaCTACCAACTATTCAGATTTAAATAGTATGGTGAGGGAAATATTTAGTTTATTCTCACACACTACTAAATCACACACTATTTTAATATTACGTGCTGCAAACAGCtgcaggagacacattaaagagtCTCTTGACAGTGGTGATTTTCATTCCAAGTATCACTGTGCTAACAGAAAACAAAGCTGCCCTTCTATTTCTGCCCTGATTCACTCACAGGAGAGTAAATAAGGACACGCTTTGGTTTATGCTCCCAGGAAAATCAGATACCGGATAGTTATTTACAGGCTTTGGATGAATGACTTGCTCAGCCAACATACATTTTTCATGAAAGGCATTAACAGTGTCTACCAACTACATTTCTAAGTACAAGAACAGATCTCGTTAGCAGCCCAGACCTGACTGATGCACAGACACATCTCTGCATCCACTAACTTCACTATGACTCTTCATGGGCTCTCCTCCCCAAGTCCCATTCAAGTCATGTTGGCTTCCTACAGCCATACTGGTCCAGCTGTACAGATCCGATTTTAGGATCCAGGCCAGAATCTCAGACAACGATTTGGAATTTTTGTAGTCAGAAGGCACTTTGATGTCCTTTTTTGTTGGAATGCTAAGACTTTTTTCAATCTAACAACTGTACTGGGCATTAATGAAGAACTATAATCCACTGACTGTCTCCTTCCAGTCCACTGGCTTTATTAGCACATTGTATTTTAATCCAATCAcgttctctttttttaaactaccTTAATCCGTTTGTGGCATTTCCCTCACAGCAACAGAAGATAAAGGGCTCACCTTGAGAGTAACAAACCTTTTATTTACTTATCCTTCAATTTATATttagtatttttattattttttaagctACTGCACCAGCTGCACAATTACTGTACTTGCCCAACCTGTGTCTGATCTCACTCTGCTgtgacaccactgacttcagtggagatgcTCCTGATTCACATCAGCGTGAGTGAAGGGAGAACCAGCACTGCTCAGCCCAAACGCCATCTCACTGAGGAAATGGATTTCACAGCAAAAACCCTACATCGTGTTTTTTCCAAAGATATTTTAGAGTTGATTATTTTCAGAATCCAATTACAAAATCCAAATACATCTAGTTTGTTAGAATATCTGTACATTATGAGCTTGATGCCATTTCAAATGGCATCAGTAATGTCTGTGGTTTACATTAATATAAATGACAGAGTGACTGTAAAGGTCCTCACTACAGCTGTTCGTCCTCTCAGGCCTGAGCCAAAGTTCATGTGGGAATCTTTTCACTGAGCTTTGGAACAGGTCCTTAAAATGAGTTACTAGATGAGACTGTGAGGCCTGATCCTTTCCCCATGAAAATAAAGGGCAAAACTGCCACTAACTTCAAAGAGAACAGGATTGGATCCTTTAAGGATGATGGTGGAACATGAGAAAAATACCTTAAAAGATTTCCTCTGGTTAAGCTGTGCTCCTGGGGCTGCACGCTGCATATACTGAGGCTCAGTCTTCTTGCAATCTCTGTTTTGCCTTCAGTGATATTGCATTCTCTTTGTTGAACGGGAGACACACCGTACTTTTCCTCTAGACACCTCAGTGGCACAGTCCTGTTGATAGGCTGAAAAATAATGGCTCCACTCTGCTTTGATACTGGCCTGCGGTTCCCCACGTAACATCTCACGAGTCCAGGGATGCTGTCGAAACTTTCAAGTTCAAACTGATACTGAACACGGCAATAGGCTTCATTGAGTCTGAGGATTGTTCGGTTGATTTTGAAATGTTGAGAGATGTTTTTCCATTGACAGGTAAGAACAAAGTTTCCAGGACTGGAGAGAGAGTCCCTAATCAGGAAATCTCCATCTCTCTGAACTAGGCTTTCTGCCACCTTAGAGAGAAAATATACAaatcaacaaaaacaaaacaaaaatccacaaTCAGAATCAGAAGGTGAATACTCAGTCCTAGCCAATATCTCATCAGCAGAGTCCTGGAATTTCATCGTAAATGGAGCGCCCAATTCAGGCTGCTCTGCGAGTACAGGTTTAAAACCAGAAAATCCAGGATGGAGGAAAAGCATGAGGCAGAATGTTGCTCTCTCATGCTGGATCCTTCTAAAATCCAGAACCAATCCTCAGACTTCCTACAATAGGAATTGGGGAGGATCCTCTAGGACAGGGCTAGAGAGTGGGGTCTACATATTCATATGCATGCATCCCcaatttgttaaaataaattaatcagGGAAAGGAAATGAACTGGGACAACTGGTGTCTTCAGGAGGAAGGAATGCAAGGGGATACGTGGGGACACCCTATTTAGCAATTAAAAATTTTGGGAGGAGCATAGGAGGCAGCACACCTACCAAGTACTACCACTAGTCACCTATGGAAATGAAGTTACTCAGAAAACTAGGGCACATAACACAACTTTGTTAATGTATGTCCACCATTTTAAAGACCATTACTGTAGGCAACCAGACTTTGCCTTTGAGTTATCACATCCAGTTACTTTAAGCGAGACAAAGAGCTATTTTTAAAATGGGTTTCATGCACACATTCCTCTTTGTTTTGCAGTATGGACATCAAAGTGGAAAAACTCTGTTTCTTTCTGAACCAAGCTGGCCCTTTTCATTTGACAAACATTAATTCATTCTTTTTCAAACCACAAAGCTGCCTTCTTTTGGCTACTCTGCCTGATTTCAGCATCTGCTGATGGCagcaggaaagcacttaagtgcAAGTACAGTGTTTGCCAGATGCATATTGATAACGACCCAGAAGGGGGAGCTCACGACGTTTATGGTGCAGAAGACCAAAATAAAGAGAGCGCCACATCAAATAGCatttattattactactactagTAATAATATTTGAATGCTGTTGTATAATTTCAAAAATAGGAAACGTAGAAGACAggaacattttttaattttgaatAATCATACTGATCTAAAATTAAGCCAGCAGGTAAACATCAGGGGACAGAGTGCAGCTCTTCACTGGATAATTTTCTTGTGTGCTAAAGTGTAAGAAACATTGGATTTCTTACCTATTTCTTCCCTCGGTCTCATCTCTCACTAAGGATTATTAAGTAACCAATATCAGAGCCAGCTTTGCTCTCCTGGGAAGGCAGTCAGGTTCTATTGACTGGTGAGCTCATGCAGAATGGGTACGTAACACTGACGTGTGGACCTGTATCTGTACATGGAAACCCACAGCTTTGCCTATGAAGGGAAGACCCAGGTGAGACATACCTGCCGAGGAATGCGGCCATGGTACCAAGCATGGCTACGTAAGTCTTCACTACTTAACTGTAGCTCTTCCTCTAACTCCTTCTTCAGTTTTTCCGGGGTGCTGTCCATAACCTGCCTCTCTTTAGAAAACTGCAATAAAGATTAaaaggtttgattgtgccaggttTAGTGATTAACATTTTATATGACACAAAACTTTCACCCTATGCGTCACACACTCTGCAATAGCTTCTGGAAGACGGGTGCTATATTTAAAAAGCTGACCTGCCTTTGATCTCGCTAACCTGTATTTGCAAAAACTAGTGTCAGGTGAGAAGGTGCGTGATGACGACACTCTGTACTCAGTGCATAAAAAATGTCACATCTGTGCATCAAGAGATAACATGCACCTGCTCAGCCACTTCAGCAGTTGCATCTTCCTGGTAAGAATTACATGTTCAATAAGCAGCAGAGATGGACAACCCCTCTCCAACTTTGCAGTTTAATTCAGATCTGAACTCTGCTCTTTCGTCCCATGCTAAGAAAGAATTTCCTAAACTATCAGGGCACATATGGACTGTACAATACAGTATTTATGCAGCATGTGAAATATCTGCCTTACTAAAGGCTTAAAACATTTAATTATAAGTAGAAGTGCAGACTCCTTGAACCCTGCATCTCCAGGCAATTCTCCTTAATCCTTCTTGAAGAGAGCAAAAATCTTGGTTCCCATTAAGATACCTCCCTACAAGTAAGGCCTTCTGGGGGATTTTCTCCCTTTCAAAAAGCACAGGATATTGCTATGTCCCTCTATTCCCAAATGACACACCACTTCCATCTGGGGCCTTAGTCTTTCATTGGAATGTGACTTTGGTGATCCGTGAAGGGTGAGGGTCCCTTTCCCCAGAAACTCTAAAGATATTGTTTTCCAATTTTTCATAAGCTCTTCAAGGAGAGAGTTCTTTGGACATTCTAACTTCTTCCAAAGGGCCTGTTATTCAAACCCTACATTTAACGTTGCTGAAATGCCTACAAAAGCCTCCAGATATTTAACTATCAAATATTTTAATGGGATTCGGCTATTGGTGGCAGCCAACATAATACTACATTGATCCTGGAAAGAGACAGATAACGttacctcaaaaaaaaaaaaaaaaaaaaaaaaaaaaaaagccacagctAAAGTAACACAATTTTGGGCAC contains:
- the BCAR3 gene encoding breast cancer anti-estrogen resistance protein 3 isoform X1, with amino-acid sequence MKHLSISNWLTQLGLPEYCMLFDEQYDDVEDLLHLTEVDLRKMGIENQTHRRHILSNLLLLQEAERKKELRMIAAGKLASLPRNMQVNHQFSLASSMDLLSSKPPLAEHHLDSYQDISIHGTLPRKKKGAIPIRSCDMFSHMGTLPFPKTHRQQSPLIQDVLEKCSLQDRKSEKHQFRDQNILDPAMEYVKFSKERQVMDSTPEKLKKELEEELQLSSEDLRSHAWYHGRIPRQVAESLVQRDGDFLIRDSLSSPGNFVLTCQWKNISQHFKINRTILRLNEAYCRVQYQFELESFDSIPGLVRCYVGNRRPVSKQSGAIIFQPINRTVPLRCLEEKYGVSPVQQRECNITEGKTEIARRLSLSICSVQPQEHSLTRGNLLRNKEKSGSQPASLDHVQEKRFHLKTHQSESYLPAGLRHPFQLPEVDTNPRSNSPTFRTGSEPTLSPTVGQRVASELPVGEALRGSDSQLCPKPPPKPNKVPFLRQPQSPLAWHSSEAHYCELNPATSIDCGATQQPLSQKSSYVEHLIAKENGLLSFRNSEESYLIHEDDALLSSMDPLALRTEMAEEACVFVAPVLETESSFKPNDFESKLLPPENKPLETPMLKKVKELFTNSNPKIIAQHMLRMDCKVARILEVSEELRRSMGVSSGLEFITLPYGHQLRLDIIERHNTMAIGIAVDILGCTGNLEERAATLNRIIQVAVELKDSLGDLYAFSAVMKALEMPQIARLEQTWTTLRHHYTQTAIMYEKQLKPFSKALQEGGETICVPQNNITVPLLMPWVTLMERQFVIFDGLDLWEYTDQSCEIMLKHLATARFIAQNADMYRMTAERKLEGFQPDDEMSEIFKTEFQMRLLWGSKGAQVNQRERYEKFNQVLTALSRKLEPPSVKQVEQ
- the BCAR3 gene encoding breast cancer anti-estrogen resistance protein 3 isoform X4, which produces MIAAGKLASLPRNMQVNHQFSLASSMDLLSSKPPLAEHHLDSYQDISIHGTLPRKKKGAIPIRSCDMFSHMGTLPFPKTHRQQSPLIQDVLEKCSLQDRKSEKHQFRDQNILDPAMEYVKFSKERQVMDSTPEKLKKELEEELQLSSEDLRSHAWYHGRIPRQVAESLVQRDGDFLIRDSLSSPGNFVLTCQWKNISQHFKINRTILRLNEAYCRVQYQFELESFDSIPGLVRCYVGNRRPVSKQSGAIIFQPINRTVPLRCLEEKYGVSPVQQRECNITEGKTEIARRLSLSICSVQPQEHSLTRGNLLRNKEKSGSQPASLDHVQEKRFHLKTHQSESYLPAGLRHPFQLPEVDTNPRSNSPTFRTGSEPTLSPTVGQRVASELPVGEALRGSDSQLCPKPPPKPNKVPFLRQPQSPLAWHSSEAHYCELNPATSIDCGATQQPLSQKSSYVEHLIAKENGLLSFRNSEESYLIHEDDALLSSMDPLALRTEMAEEACVFVAPVLETESSFKPNDFESKLLPPENKPLETPMLKKVKELFTNSNPKIIAQHMLRMDCKVARILEVSEELRRSMGVSSGLEFITLPYGHQLRLDIIERHNTMAIGIAVDILGCTGNLEERAATLNRIIQVAVELKDSLGDLYAFSAVMKALEMPQIARLEQTWTTLRHHYTQTAIMYEKQLKPFSKALQEGGETICVPQNNITVPLLMPWVTLMERQFVIFDGLDLWEYTDQSCEIMLKHLATARFIAQNADMYRMTAERKLEGFQPDDEMSEIFKTEFQMRLLWGSKGAQVNQRERYEKFNQVLTALSRKLEPPSVKQVEQ
- the BCAR3 gene encoding breast cancer anti-estrogen resistance protein 3 isoform X2, whose translation is MEPDSPAQGSGWRVVNHRASLSQSGACSCCAVTRRAAEDSQDSVQSPAGVAGRSTCWGSPPPAEEELRMIAAGKLASLPRNMQVNHQFSLASSMDLLSSKPPLAEHHLDSYQDISIHGTLPRKKKGAIPIRSCDMFSHMGTLPFPKTHRQQSPLIQDVLEKCSLQDRKSEKHQFRDQNILDPAMEYVKFSKERQVMDSTPEKLKKELEEELQLSSEDLRSHAWYHGRIPRQVAESLVQRDGDFLIRDSLSSPGNFVLTCQWKNISQHFKINRTILRLNEAYCRVQYQFELESFDSIPGLVRCYVGNRRPVSKQSGAIIFQPINRTVPLRCLEEKYGVSPVQQRECNITEGKTEIARRLSLSICSVQPQEHSLTRGNLLRNKEKSGSQPASLDHVQEKRFHLKTHQSESYLPAGLRHPFQLPEVDTNPRSNSPTFRTGSEPTLSPTVGQRVASELPVGEALRGSDSQLCPKPPPKPNKVPFLRQPQSPLAWHSSEAHYCELNPATSIDCGATQQPLSQKSSYVEHLIAKENGLLSFRNSEESYLIHEDDALLSSMDPLALRTEMAEEACVFVAPVLETESSFKPNDFESKLLPPENKPLETPMLKKVKELFTNSNPKIIAQHMLRMDCKVARILEVSEELRRSMGVSSGLEFITLPYGHQLRLDIIERHNTMAIGIAVDILGCTGNLEERAATLNRIIQVAVELKDSLGDLYAFSAVMKALEMPQIARLEQTWTTLRHHYTQTAIMYEKQLKPFSKALQEGGETICVPQNNITVPLLMPWVTLMERQFVIFDGLDLWEYTDQSCEIMLKHLATARFIAQNADMYRMTAERKLEGFQPDDEMSEIFKTEFQMRLLWGSKGAQVNQRERYEKFNQVLTALSRKLEPPSVKQVEQ